One window of the Acinetobacter equi genome contains the following:
- a CDS encoding SAM-dependent methyltransferase gives MIMPIRQFQAHRMHAPRDFKAIADEPLCVEIGAGKGKHALLFSREHPNQKLIAVERTREKFLAMQKQHAIEGQQNLEPINADALPWVVHSLFPKQVEQFFILYPNPEPHNPAQRWLNMPFFEFLLSRLKTDGTVTLASNIPSYIDEAEQQLLQVWTLPFVKEKIPATSARTHFEVKYLERGELCQQLVITKPADYQTRFDTFMPLQGQNPSKED, from the coding sequence CTGATTATGCCAATTCGTCAATTTCAAGCGCATCGTATGCATGCACCTCGCGATTTTAAAGCTATTGCTGATGAACCACTGTGTGTGGAAATTGGCGCAGGAAAAGGTAAACATGCACTCTTGTTTAGCCGTGAGCATCCAAATCAAAAACTAATTGCTGTGGAAAGAACACGTGAAAAGTTTTTAGCTATGCAAAAACAGCATGCTATTGAAGGGCAACAAAATTTAGAACCAATTAATGCAGATGCATTACCGTGGGTTGTTCACTCCTTATTCCCAAAGCAAGTTGAGCAATTCTTTATTTTATACCCAAATCCAGAACCACATAATCCTGCACAGCGCTGGCTCAATATGCCATTTTTTGAGTTTTTATTATCGCGTTTAAAAACAGATGGCACAGTGACATTAGCAAGTAACATTCCTTCATATATTGATGAAGCTGAACAACAGCTACTTCAGGTATGGACATTACCATTTGTGAAAGAAAAGATTCCAGCAACCTCAGCACGTACACATTTTGAAGTGAAATATCTAGAACGTGGTGAACTTTGTCAGCAATTGGTAATCACAAAGCCTGCTGATTATCAAACTCGATTTGATACATTTATGCCTTTACAAGGTCAAAATCCTTCAAAAGAGGATTGA
- a CDS encoding ESPR-type extended signal peptide-containing protein, which yields MNKIYKVIWHASLGIWIVVSELSKGKTKTKCKKNEIKKSNKNNKCFVKNISIIFTLSSILLCTQSIFAVRTITTTGTGNAIVTSGSSTVDGNANFVDWNNANNPIDTGLSGGDSVVIGNASSSSISSVVVGSKSIATTGSAIIVGMNSKTIAGDSVVVIGNRSTGSGSGSIVLGRDSVTNGAFSLALGSVSAAVASRAVAIGHSAIASGINSIAFGGSEGTSTSYNTTGAQASGNYATAIGTSSISSGVNSIAFGTSATATATATSAIALGYLAQASKESTHRGENAIAVGLSGITTNHKYIYKVGAGTDSQSSFSGSISVGFQW from the coding sequence ATGAATAAAATTTATAAAGTCATTTGGCATGCTTCTTTAGGTATATGGATTGTTGTATCTGAATTATCTAAAGGAAAGACTAAAACTAAATGTAAAAAAAATGAGATAAAAAAATCTAATAAAAATAATAAATGCTTTGTGAAAAATATATCAATTATTTTTACATTAAGTTCCATATTATTGTGCACACAGTCTATTTTTGCCGTGAGAACCATTACAACTACAGGAACTGGTAATGCAATAGTTACATCAGGTTCATCAACAGTAGATGGAAATGCAAATTTCGTTGACTGGAATAATGCGAATAATCCCATAGATACTGGATTGAGTGGCGGAGATTCTGTCGTTATTGGAAATGCATCTTCTTCCTCAATTTCTAGCGTTGTTGTAGGTTCTAAATCAATCGCGACAACTGGTAGTGCCATTATTGTTGGTATGAATTCTAAAACTATTGCGGGTGATAGTGTTGTTGTTATTGGAAATCGTTCTACTGGATCAGGGTCTGGGTCAATTGTGTTAGGGCGTGATTCTGTAACGAATGGTGCATTTTCTTTAGCACTTGGTTCAGTAAGCGCGGCAGTTGCGAGTAGAGCTGTTGCAATTGGACATTCTGCTATAGCAAGTGGAATTAACTCAATCGCTTTTGGTGGAAGTGAGGGGACAAGTACAAGTTATAATACAACAGGTGCACAAGCATCAGGTAATTATGCTACGGCTATTGGAACTTCAAGTATTTCATCAGGTGTTAATAGTATTGCATTTGGTACTTCAGCAACAGCAACAGCAACAGCTACAAGTGCTATAGCTTTAGGTTATTTAGCACAGGCATCAAAAGAGAGTACGCATAGGGGAGAAAATGCGATTGCTGTTGGGCTAAGTGGAATTACAACAAATCATAAATATATTTATAAAGTAGGTGCAGGAACAGATTCACAAAGTAGCTTTAGTGGTTCTATTTCTGTGGGATTTCAGTGGTAA
- a CDS encoding TIGR03862 family flavoprotein produces MMKRIAIIGAGPAGLMAAEVLSQFDYDIHVYEQKPSAARKFLMAGKTGLNISHAEPVDTFVQRYDQVDWLTPWVQQWDATWIQSWMKGLGIESYIGSSGRVFPIEMKAAPLLRAWLKRLAEAKVQFHYRHQILDVQGQQIKVQNLQSNETEELNFDAIILACGAISWSKLGSDGAWQQWLNREEIEPFQASNAGVERVWSKFMQPVFGEPLKRVEAWVGDSVKTMGDIVITHYGLESGLVYKQGRALRQQMKNHQTPCLSLDLLPDQSVEQLTTKLKPSKKQSLSNVWRKAGLDVAKANLVRELVDKNIWHEPEQLAQQIKNLHIDLIGFRPIEEAISCAGGIRREYLTEHLQLKSNSALFACGEMLDWDAPTGGYLLTACFATGRAAGEGVHYILSTSSF; encoded by the coding sequence ATGATGAAACGTATTGCAATTATTGGTGCTGGACCTGCTGGTTTAATGGCAGCAGAGGTATTAAGCCAATTTGATTATGATATTCATGTATATGAACAAAAGCCTTCAGCAGCACGTAAGTTTTTAATGGCTGGAAAAACAGGTTTGAATATCTCACATGCAGAACCTGTCGATACTTTTGTACAGCGTTATGATCAAGTGGATTGGTTAACACCTTGGGTTCAGCAATGGGATGCAACGTGGATTCAATCATGGATGAAAGGCTTGGGAATAGAATCTTATATTGGTTCTTCTGGGCGAGTTTTTCCTATAGAAATGAAAGCAGCACCATTATTACGAGCTTGGTTAAAGCGTTTAGCTGAAGCTAAGGTGCAGTTTCATTACCGACATCAAATTTTAGATGTGCAAGGACAGCAAATAAAAGTTCAAAATTTACAAAGTAATGAAACAGAAGAATTAAATTTTGATGCGATTATTTTAGCTTGCGGTGCTATTTCATGGTCTAAGTTAGGGAGTGATGGTGCATGGCAACAATGGTTGAATCGTGAAGAAATAGAGCCATTTCAAGCCAGTAATGCAGGTGTAGAACGTGTTTGGTCCAAGTTTATGCAACCTGTCTTTGGTGAACCATTAAAACGTGTAGAAGCATGGGTGGGTGATTCTGTCAAAACCATGGGTGATATTGTGATTACACATTATGGTTTAGAAAGTGGCTTGGTTTATAAGCAAGGGCGTGCTTTACGTCAACAAATGAAGAATCATCAAACACCTTGTTTATCTTTAGATTTATTGCCGGACCAAAGTGTTGAGCAACTCACGACTAAATTAAAGCCAAGCAAAAAGCAATCTTTAAGTAATGTTTGGCGTAAAGCGGGCTTAGATGTAGCAAAAGCGAATTTAGTACGTGAATTGGTCGATAAAAATATTTGGCATGAACCTGAACAGTTAGCACAGCAAATTAAAAATCTTCATATTGATTTAATTGGCTTTAGACCCATTGAGGAAGCAATTAGTTGTGCTGGTGGTATTCGCCGTGAGTATTTAACTGAACATTTACAATTAAAGTCTAATTCTGCTCTTTTTGCTTGTGGTGAAATGCTCGATTGGGATGCACCAACAGGTGGTTATTTATTGACAGCTTGTTTTGCAACAGGACGTGCAGCGGGTGAGGGCGTTCATTATATTCTGAGTACATCTTCATTTTAA
- the glyS gene encoding glycine--tRNA ligase subunit beta, with protein sequence MSKHTVLFELGCEELPPKSLKKLRDALQAETVKGLKGANLAFDAIEAYAAPRRLALKIVNVDGAQADTQKRFDGPAKQAAFDSEGNPTKALEGFMRGQGITVDQVSTFQAGKVEKVCYLKDVKGQSLDALLPQILQNALDNLPIAKRMRSAASRTEFVRPVKWVVLLKDDQIIDATIQDHKAGNVTYGHRFHAPEAITLTNADDYLPKLKAAHVVASFEERQAIIDQQVKALADEVNAIAIVPSDLRDEVTALVEWPVALRASFEERFLAVPQEALITTMQDNQKYFCLVNADNKLQPYFITVSNIESKDPIQIIEGNEKVVRPRLSDAEFFFLQDQKQPLASRKEKLANMVFQAELGTLWNKSERIAKLAVALSAITDAKAEDAEKAALLAKCDLTSELVGEFPELQGIAGTYYARLEGENDEVAESLGEQYLPKFAGDVLPKTKTGTTIALADRLDTLTGIFGIGQAPTGSKDPFALRRSAIGILRLVTENDLDVSIEDLIKLALAAYGDVLKDHDKTLADAVAFLEGRYRAKYEDQGVAVDVIQAVQALSPKSPLDFDKRVNAVNYFRDLPEAAALAAANKRVANILAKEAAPTGSVVEANLVEDAEKALFAELAKITPVVEPLFAAKDYTAALSALAALRAPVDAFFDGVMVMADDSELKANRLRLLAQLRDLFTKVADISVLQH encoded by the coding sequence ATGTCTAAACATACTGTTTTATTTGAACTTGGCTGTGAAGAACTTCCACCTAAAAGCCTTAAAAAATTACGTGATGCACTACAAGCTGAAACAGTTAAAGGCTTAAAAGGTGCAAATCTTGCTTTTGATGCTATTGAAGCTTATGCAGCACCACGTCGTTTAGCACTTAAAATTGTAAATGTTGATGGTGCACAAGCAGACACTCAAAAACGTTTTGATGGTCCTGCAAAACAGGCTGCATTTGATAGCGAAGGCAATCCAACTAAAGCTTTAGAAGGCTTTATGCGTGGTCAAGGTATTACTGTAGATCAAGTATCAACATTCCAAGCGGGTAAAGTTGAAAAAGTTTGCTACTTAAAAGATGTGAAAGGTCAAAGCTTAGATGCTCTACTTCCACAAATTTTACAAAATGCTTTAGATAACTTACCTATTGCAAAACGCATGCGTTCTGCGGCAAGCCGTACTGAATTTGTACGTCCTGTTAAATGGGTTGTATTGTTAAAAGATGATCAAATTATTGATGCAACGATTCAAGATCATAAAGCAGGTAATGTGACTTATGGTCACCGTTTCCATGCACCTGAAGCAATTACACTTACAAATGCAGATGACTACTTACCAAAATTAAAAGCAGCTCATGTTGTTGCTTCATTTGAAGAACGTCAAGCGATCATCGACCAACAAGTAAAAGCATTGGCTGATGAAGTAAATGCCATTGCAATTGTACCAAGTGATTTACGTGACGAAGTAACAGCACTCGTTGAGTGGCCAGTTGCGCTTCGTGCAAGCTTTGAAGAACGCTTCCTTGCAGTTCCACAAGAAGCATTAATCACAACAATGCAAGACAACCAAAAATATTTCTGTTTGGTGAATGCAGACAATAAACTTCAACCTTACTTTATTACTGTTTCAAATATTGAATCTAAAGACCCAATTCAAATTATTGAAGGTAACGAAAAAGTTGTTCGTCCACGTTTGTCAGATGCAGAATTCTTCTTCCTGCAAGACCAAAAGCAACCGCTTGCATCTCGTAAAGAAAAACTTGCAAACATGGTTTTCCAAGCAGAATTAGGTACGCTTTGGAACAAATCTGAACGTATTGCTAAACTTGCGGTAGCATTATCAGCAATTACAGATGCTAAAGCGGAAGATGCTGAAAAAGCAGCTCTTCTTGCAAAATGTGACTTAACTTCTGAATTAGTTGGTGAATTCCCAGAACTTCAAGGTATTGCAGGTACTTACTACGCACGTCTTGAAGGTGAAAATGATGAAGTTGCTGAGTCTTTAGGTGAACAATACTTACCTAAATTCGCAGGTGACGTTTTACCTAAAACAAAAACAGGTACAACCATTGCACTTGCGGATCGTCTAGATACTCTCACAGGTATTTTCGGTATCGGTCAAGCACCTACAGGCTCTAAAGACCCATTTGCATTACGTCGTTCTGCAATTGGTATTTTACGCCTTGTGACTGAAAATGATCTTGATGTGTCAATTGAAGACCTCATCAAGTTAGCACTCGCTGCCTATGGCGATGTATTGAAAGATCACGACAAGACTTTAGCAGATGCTGTTGCATTCCTTGAAGGTCGTTACCGTGCGAAATACGAAGACCAAGGCGTTGCTGTTGATGTGATTCAAGCCGTTCAAGCGTTGTCACCAAAATCTCCACTTGATTTTGACAAACGTGTAAATGCAGTAAACTACTTCCGCGATTTACCTGAAGCTGCTGCACTTGCTGCTGCAAATAAGCGTGTTGCGAACATTCTTGCAAAAGAAGCTGCACCGACAGGTTCAGTAGTTGAAGCGAACTTGGTTGAAGATGCTGAAAAAGCATTATTTGCTGAACTAGCGAAAATCACACCTGTAGTTGAACCGTTATTTGCTGCGAAAGACTATACTGCTGCACTTTCTGCTTTAGCTGCACTTCGTGCGCCAGTGGATGCCTTCTTTGATGGTGTGATGGTAATGGCTGATGATTCTGAACTAAAAGCAAATCGTTTACGCCTACTTGCTCAATTACGTGACTTATTCACAAAAGTTGCCGATATTTCAGTGTTACAGCACTAA
- a CDS encoding MBL fold metallo-hydrolase → MLQVKIVPVTAFQQNCSIVWDSETKDAILIDAGGEPEKLQAEIEALGLNVKALWLTHGHLDHAGAVGALKKEWNVPVIGPHKEDAFWLDQIQEVSARYGFPIPEKVEVDQWLEGGEVLKLGNEEFEVRFAPGHTPGHVMFYNKNYAVLWTGDVLFKGSIGRTDFPRGNHQELLDSIQRECFSLPDETQFISGHGPLSTIGFEKQHNPFVAGKAG, encoded by the coding sequence ATGTTGCAAGTTAAAATTGTGCCAGTGACGGCATTTCAACAAAACTGTTCTATTGTTTGGGATTCTGAAACCAAAGATGCAATTTTAATTGATGCAGGTGGCGAGCCAGAAAAACTTCAGGCTGAAATCGAAGCATTGGGTTTAAATGTAAAAGCGTTATGGTTAACGCATGGACATTTAGATCATGCAGGTGCTGTTGGCGCATTGAAGAAAGAGTGGAATGTTCCAGTCATTGGTCCACATAAAGAAGATGCTTTTTGGCTAGATCAGATTCAGGAAGTTTCTGCACGTTATGGTTTTCCAATTCCTGAAAAAGTTGAAGTAGATCAGTGGCTCGAAGGTGGTGAAGTACTGAAATTGGGCAATGAGGAATTTGAAGTTCGTTTTGCACCAGGTCATACACCAGGTCATGTTATGTTTTATAACAAAAACTATGCGGTGCTTTGGACGGGTGATGTTTTATTTAAAGGTTCTATTGGTCGCACAGATTTTCCAAGAGGAAATCACCAAGAGCTTTTAGATTCTATTCAACGAGAATGTTTTAGCCTACCAGATGAAACACAATTTATTTCAGGACATGGACCATTAAGTACTATTGGTTTTGAAAAGCAACATAACCCATTTGTTGCAGGAAAAGCGGGTTAA
- the glyQ gene encoding glycine--tRNA ligase subunit alpha, with protein sequence MSRAISHIDTFQGLILALQNYWAEQGCVVLQPYDMEMGAGTFHTATFLRALGPETWNAAYVQPSRRPKDGRYGENPNRLQHYYQFQVVLKPNPDNIQQLYLDSLKAIGIDPLVHDIRFVEDNWESPTLGAWGLGWEVWLNGMEVTQFTYFQQVGGVECYPVTGEITYGLERLAMYLQGVDSVYDLVWTKGQFGTVTYGDVFHQNEVEQSTYNFEYANVEKMFELFDFYEVEANRLIEAKLPLPAYEQVIKASHCFNLLDARGAISVTERQRYILRVRTLARAIATSYVQARAELGFPMAEPHLRDEVLAQLKAQVEAEAKAAENK encoded by the coding sequence ATGAGTCGCGCCATATCGCATATTGATACTTTCCAAGGCTTAATTCTTGCCTTACAAAACTACTGGGCGGAGCAAGGCTGCGTCGTTCTCCAACCTTACGATATGGAAATGGGTGCTGGTACATTCCACACAGCAACTTTCCTTCGTGCACTAGGTCCAGAGACTTGGAATGCAGCATACGTTCAACCATCACGTCGTCCTAAAGATGGTCGTTATGGTGAAAACCCTAACCGCTTACAACACTACTATCAATTCCAAGTAGTACTTAAGCCAAACCCAGATAACATCCAACAGCTTTATTTAGACTCTTTAAAAGCAATTGGTATTGACCCACTTGTACATGACATTCGTTTTGTAGAAGACAACTGGGAATCTCCAACACTTGGTGCATGGGGCTTAGGTTGGGAAGTTTGGCTAAATGGCATGGAAGTAACACAATTCACTTACTTCCAGCAAGTCGGTGGTGTTGAATGCTACCCAGTAACAGGCGAAATTACTTACGGTCTTGAACGTTTAGCAATGTATTTACAAGGTGTAGATTCTGTTTATGATCTTGTTTGGACCAAAGGTCAATTCGGTACTGTTACTTATGGTGATGTGTTCCATCAAAATGAAGTTGAACAATCAACATATAACTTCGAATATGCAAACGTTGAAAAAATGTTTGAACTTTTCGACTTCTACGAAGTAGAAGCAAATCGTTTAATCGAAGCAAAATTACCATTACCTGCTTATGAGCAAGTAATCAAAGCATCTCATTGCTTTAACTTACTTGATGCTCGTGGTGCAATTTCTGTAACTGAACGTCAACGTTATATTTTACGCGTACGTACATTAGCGCGTGCAATTGCAACAAGTTATGTACAGGCTCGTGCAGAATTAGGTTTCCCAATGGCAGAACCTCATCTACGTGATGAAGTACTTGCTCAGTTAAAGGCGCAAGTTGAAGCAGAAGCGAAAGCGGCGGAGAACAAATAA
- a CDS encoding 2-hydroxyacid dehydrogenase codes for MKAVFLDYASLDQNDLDFSQLHNIYDELVLYPATSSAELLERVQNVDVIITNKVIVSAEIMQQCSNLKLILISATGTNNIDLVQAKKQGIVVCNCQAYGTAAVAQHTFMLMLNLATSFREYDRAVQQGKWNNATQFCLLNYPIIELAGKTLGIIGFGELGKAVAKLAEAFGMNVLVAQLPNRPLHSARIHLAELLPQVDFLTLHCPLTEETRDLIAQNEFALMKKTAFLINCARGGVVNEAALAEALIKQKISGAATDVLTVEPPKNGNVLLNNNIPNLIITPHSAWGSVDARQRIVNQLIENTLAYQQGQVIRQVN; via the coding sequence ATGAAAGCTGTTTTTTTAGATTATGCCTCATTAGATCAAAACGACCTAGATTTTAGTCAGCTTCATAATATTTACGATGAGCTTGTTTTATATCCTGCAACATCTTCTGCTGAATTATTAGAACGTGTACAGAATGTAGATGTCATTATTACCAATAAGGTTATTGTATCTGCAGAAATTATGCAGCAATGTTCCAATTTAAAGCTGATTTTAATTTCAGCAACAGGCACCAATAATATTGATTTAGTTCAAGCAAAGAAACAGGGCATTGTTGTATGTAATTGTCAGGCGTATGGGACAGCCGCTGTAGCGCAACATACGTTCATGTTGATGCTGAATTTGGCGACATCTTTTAGAGAGTATGATCGCGCCGTTCAACAAGGGAAATGGAATAATGCAACACAATTTTGCTTGTTAAATTATCCAATTATTGAATTAGCAGGAAAGACTTTAGGGATTATTGGATTTGGTGAGTTAGGAAAAGCAGTAGCAAAATTAGCTGAGGCTTTTGGTATGAATGTTTTAGTTGCACAATTACCGAATAGACCGTTACATTCAGCACGTATTCATTTGGCAGAGTTATTACCACAAGTTGATTTTCTAACTTTACATTGTCCTTTGACAGAAGAAACTCGTGATTTAATTGCGCAAAATGAATTCGCATTAATGAAAAAAACAGCATTTTTAATTAACTGTGCACGTGGTGGAGTTGTAAATGAAGCTGCACTTGCAGAGGCTTTAATTAAGCAGAAAATTTCTGGTGCAGCAACGGATGTACTGACTGTTGAACCACCTAAAAATGGCAATGTACTTTTAAATAATAATATTCCTAACTTGATTATCACCCCACATAGTGCTTGGGGAAGTGTGGATGCAAGACAACGAATAGTGAATCAATTGATAGAAAATACATTGGCATATCAACAGGGGCAGGTTATTCGTCAGGTAAATTAG
- a CDS encoding GFA family protein, whose protein sequence is MAEHQYTGSCLCGEIQYQIDGEIGMIVQCHCQKCRKANGTAFATNAPIAKSAFKFTKGEKFLKQYQSSESTVRYFCGNCGSPILSTKAATPEFYRLRIGTLDTPLEHKPTQHLFVTSKAEWDVIYDDLPQFEGFPK, encoded by the coding sequence ATGGCAGAGCATCAATACACAGGAAGTTGTTTGTGCGGAGAAATTCAGTATCAAATTGATGGTGAAATTGGAATGATTGTGCAATGCCATTGTCAAAAATGTCGTAAAGCGAATGGAACTGCCTTTGCAACAAATGCGCCTATAGCAAAATCAGCATTTAAATTTACAAAAGGTGAGAAGTTTTTAAAGCAATATCAGTCAAGTGAGTCAACAGTACGCTACTTTTGTGGAAATTGTGGATCGCCAATTTTAAGTACAAAGGCTGCAACACCTGAATTTTATCGTTTAAGAATTGGCACTTTAGATACGCCGTTGGAACATAAACCTACTCAGCATTTATTTGTGACTTCAAAGGCTGAATGGGATGTTATTTATGATGATTTACCTCAGTTTGAAGGCTTTCCAAAATAA
- a CDS encoding long-chain-acyl-CoA synthetase, with translation MNQVPNKNVISFADVIAKLPKFMPKVPHLLSGLKQAYLRTSNTPAGLGIAFEKAVQRHPEGYALKFEDQKFTYKELNEWANQISHHYLSIGAKKGDVIAVMIENRPELIATVIGLAKIGVTSALVNTSQVGQVLAHSINLVKPIAIIVGDECFQAVNNIRQDLHIPSNHFYWFADQETRKDAGEAPKGFINLSSIIDPLPQFNPATTHTIQGKTGLFYIYTSGTTGLPKAVIFTNSRWTLAYGTYGHVLDLDHDDVMYCTLPLYHATGIVVCWCGVIAGSATLALRRKYSTSSFWKDVQKFDASAIGYVGELCRYLMDAPSSPLEKGHRVTKMIGNGMRPNIWDKFKERFGIEEILELYASSEGNVGFSNVFNFDNTVGFSPTPYAVIEFDKEKNEPVLDDKGWCKKVKKGDVGLLIGKITRRSPFDGYTDPEKNKAVIMQNVFKKGDAYFNTGDLVRDIGFRHAQFVDRLGDTFRWKGENVSTTQVENIVSEYPKVADAVVYGVEIPHTNGRAGMAAITLLDGEQLAEVDYSAMYEEFKNALPAYAIPIFIRIQKKVEITGTFKHQKNKLKAQAFNLKETDEQILVLLPGEKAYCPLNLEIYNNIQSYKYRF, from the coding sequence ATGAACCAAGTACCCAATAAGAACGTGATTAGTTTTGCTGATGTTATCGCAAAGCTACCGAAATTCATGCCTAAAGTTCCACATTTATTAAGTGGTTTAAAGCAAGCTTATTTACGTACTTCTAATACACCAGCAGGCCTAGGCATTGCATTTGAAAAAGCTGTTCAGCGTCATCCTGAAGGATATGCTTTAAAATTTGAAGATCAAAAATTTACTTATAAAGAATTGAATGAATGGGCAAATCAAATTTCCCACCACTATCTTTCTATCGGTGCAAAAAAGGGTGATGTGATTGCGGTGATGATTGAAAACCGCCCAGAACTCATTGCAACAGTCATTGGTTTAGCCAAAATTGGAGTAACATCGGCACTTGTTAATACATCACAAGTGGGGCAAGTACTTGCTCATAGTATTAACTTAGTTAAACCTATTGCGATTATTGTTGGCGATGAGTGCTTTCAAGCTGTTAATAATATTCGACAAGATTTACATATTCCTTCAAATCATTTTTATTGGTTCGCAGATCAAGAAACTCGGAAAGATGCTGGTGAAGCACCTAAAGGTTTTATTAATTTATCATCAATCATAGACCCCCTCCCTCAGTTCAATCCAGCAACAACACATACAATTCAAGGTAAAACTGGATTATTTTATATTTATACATCTGGCACAACAGGTTTACCCAAAGCGGTTATTTTTACCAATAGCCGATGGACACTTGCTTATGGTACCTATGGTCATGTTTTAGACTTAGATCATGATGATGTTATGTACTGTACACTTCCTCTATACCATGCAACAGGTATTGTCGTGTGTTGGTGTGGGGTAATTGCAGGAAGTGCAACATTAGCTTTACGTCGTAAATATTCAACATCTTCATTTTGGAAAGATGTTCAAAAATTTGATGCTTCAGCGATTGGCTATGTAGGAGAACTTTGTCGATACCTTATGGATGCACCATCATCACCTTTAGAAAAAGGTCATCGTGTAACCAAAATGATCGGTAATGGAATGCGCCCCAATATTTGGGATAAATTCAAAGAACGTTTTGGGATTGAAGAAATTTTAGAACTTTACGCATCTAGTGAAGGAAATGTCGGTTTTAGTAATGTTTTTAACTTTGACAATACCGTTGGTTTTTCCCCTACACCATATGCAGTCATTGAATTTGATAAAGAAAAAAATGAACCAGTGTTAGATGACAAAGGCTGGTGTAAAAAAGTTAAGAAAGGAGACGTTGGCTTACTTATAGGAAAAATTACCCGTCGATCACCTTTTGATGGTTATACAGATCCTGAAAAAAACAAAGCCGTTATTATGCAAAACGTTTTTAAAAAAGGAGATGCTTACTTTAATACGGGTGATTTAGTCCGAGATATTGGCTTTAGACACGCTCAATTTGTCGACCGTTTAGGTGATACATTCCGCTGGAAAGGTGAAAATGTATCAACAACACAAGTTGAAAATATTGTCAGCGAATATCCAAAAGTTGCAGATGCTGTTGTATATGGTGTAGAAATTCCACATACAAATGGTCGAGCAGGCATGGCAGCCATTACACTTTTAGATGGTGAACAACTTGCAGAAGTTGATTATTCAGCAATGTATGAGGAATTTAAAAATGCATTACCTGCTTATGCAATTCCTATTTTTATTCGCATTCAAAAGAAAGTTGAAATAACTGGTACATTTAAGCACCAAAAAAATAAATTAAAAGCACAAGCGTTTAATTTAAAAGAAACAGATGAACAAATTTTAGTTCTTCTTCCTGGTGAAAAAGCGTACTGCCCTCTTAATTTAGAAATTTATAATAATATTCAAAGTTATAAATATCGATTCTAA
- a CDS encoding DNA gyrase inhibitor YacG, with protein MPTTLTCPRCGKLTTWENNDYRPFCSDRCKLIDLGAWANDEYKLPTQDAPQADGGREEDQF; from the coding sequence ATGCCTACCACTTTAACCTGTCCTCGATGTGGAAAATTAACAACTTGGGAAAATAATGACTATCGTCCATTTTGTTCAGATCGTTGCAAACTCATTGATTTAGGTGCTTGGGCAAATGATGAATATAAATTGCCTACACAAGATGCCCCTCAAGCCGATGGCGGTCGTGAAGAAGATCAATTCTAA
- a CDS encoding PspC domain-containing protein: MSNAGLYRSNNSKLIAGVMGGIAERFGWNANLLRIIFILISVCSAGFPGILIYLILWLIIPKQSVSALQEINSPSTKIINPTSHK; encoded by the coding sequence ATGAGCAATGCAGGTTTATACCGTTCGAATAACTCCAAACTTATTGCTGGAGTCATGGGAGGTATTGCTGAACGATTTGGTTGGAATGCTAATTTGCTACGTATAATTTTTATATTAATTTCTGTATGTAGTGCTGGATTTCCTGGAATTTTAATTTATTTAATTCTTTGGCTTATTATTCCAAAACAGAGCGTTTCTGCACTTCAAGAAATTAATTCTCCATCAACTAAAATAATTAACCCAACATCACACAAATAG